One Aethina tumida isolate Nest 87 chromosome 5, icAetTumi1.1, whole genome shotgun sequence genomic window carries:
- the LOC109596201 gene encoding dynactin subunit 1 isoform X2, with product MSDVLKIGRRVDVTGKDVQGVVAFVGNTSFAPGKWIGLILDEPKGKNNGCLKGVVYFECEPNHGMFVRPSQVVPLDENGKPMEVATPDEPPPSKIARSRQSTPGSKPKPTTSRMSLASSRQSLAGSRQSLAGSRQSLSGSRSQLASPSVEKLTSDSGNGADSQIPKRASFVETGFVETLKPQFTPGQVLTTTPTPLTSVEEKINNMQLQQEIENRQQQIKDLTEKLESLKLRRQEDKDKLKDFDKLKIQLEQLIEFKTKIMETQASLQRELQRAKQEAKEAIEAREQHADEVADLAEAVEMATLDKEMAEEKAESLQLELDVCKERLEEVTLDLEILKTEMQGKAGGAATTTEEQGLSQFEIKQLQQQNARLRETLIRLRDLSAHDKHEYQKLMKDIDQKKSEITELGKTKEKLSARVDDMEQQIADLQEQVDAALGAEEMVVILGEQKLTLEEKVKELQEEVADLEALQDMNDQLVESNAELEADLREELDLAHAATREAVRDRDAALETIADRESTIGKFRQLVQQLQEQSLNLQHRLESETSKPVSALPEIMDFKKMFTETKAHTKAIDLELRRVDIQQLQQHIKYLSSYMPDSFMNRGGDHDAVLMLLLIPRMTYKTEIILSQIKDKFPAVEKIDRAAILKGHQVEQYNFRCRIAYYIYALQTILHQYDYALNSCKTEALLKVGASYPEMAAQEKIVDGFIELIKRDQLDENVPTDALEKCVGYFNTLFPVLLGPENRLHHTQLLNDNVRTLLSASDGFNTDALVIRTLIEAANVGDIGLLAQHVIATVEQLQQQLKLVKRRLPPDNSLANLGLNKEVFENLYQCYQHAGKILKTLHDIVKHSVLALSSEGESEKGLNQDKIKDIAINASDKVYEQDDLGPIQSIKNSLTFVLTQVTQVAQFLQDNEYEISTANKNEEKPTPPIHTRAETVKKELEQTKTLTSKLENKESDIKELKKLVKEKQEQLTQMTIRKELAEKKLGNVNKDYELKIEMLQRKLEEAHNNYKKKEKEFEETLDHLQTDIDSLEMERGEMKEKLKLYSKKVQIEASMTKSISGSSMSSMHSSAGPILPAVVKDSPLLLQEIDNLRKLYHQERNEKIRLQNEHLKKQLDSLKPLPTFKTTRDEVIDNLYKEGIALKQDILMTLAKPTFPSIWKLKPGNGPAAWQKHFVEEQQKMLSLKRRAEEFQLKVAAESVKRKYGGRIDTDFTMFPTKEMAKALNESKPINIGFVKIPKEHLPPSEQPRIVNLELDFQNLQKILQTLAY from the exons ATGTCGGACGTCCTGAAAATCGGCCGACGGGTGGATGTCACCGGAAAAGATGTGCAAGGCGTTGTTGCTTTTGTGGGTAATACTTCGTTCGCCCCAGGAAAATGGATCGGATTAATTCTGGACGAACCCAAGGGCAAGAACAATGGTTGTCTTAAGGGCGTGGTGTACTTTGAG TGTGAGCCAAACCATGGCATGTTCGTGCGACCCTCGCAAGTTGTGCCTCTGGACGAGAACGGAAAACCCATGGAAGTTGCTACTCCTGATGAACCGCCACCATCGAAAATTGCCAGAAGCAGGCAGAGCAC tCCTGGATCAAAACCCAAACCCACCAc CTCTCGAATGTCGCTTGCCAGTAGTCGTCAATCGTTGGCTGGTAGTAGACAATCTTTGGCTGGCAGCAGGCAGTCCCTGAGTGGCAGCAGAAGTCAACTGGCCTCGCCATCCGTCGAGAAGTTGACGTCGGATAGCGGCAATGGAGCGGACAGTCAGATTCCGAAGCGGGCATCCTTTGTCGAg actGGCTTTGTGGAAACCCTCAAGCCTCAATTCACACCTGGACAAGTCTTGACCACAACACCCACACCTTTAACATCCGTGGAGGAGAAGATCAACAATATGCAGTTGCAGCAGGAAATCGAAAACAGGCAGCAGCAAATTAAAGATCTGACCGAGAAGTTGGAGTCGTTGAAGTTGCGCCGACAGGAAGACAAGGACAAACTAAAGGACTTCGATAAGTTGAAAATTCAG CTGGAGCAGTTGATCGAGTTTAAAACGAAGATCATGGAGACGCAAGCAAGTCTACAGAGGGAGTTACAACGTGCCAAACAAGAAGCCAAAGAGGCGATCGAAGCAAGAGAACAACACGCCGACGAAGTGGCAGACCTGGCCGAAGCTGTTGAGATGGCAACTTTGGACAAGGAAATGGCCGAGGAAAAGGCCGAAAGCCTCCAGTTGGAATTGGATGTGTGCAAGGAACGTTTAGAGGAAGTCACACTCGACCTGGAGATTTTAAAAACGGAAATGCAAGGGAAAG CTGGTGGTGCAGCTACAACTACGGAAGAACAGGGCTTGTCGCAGTTCGAGATCAAACAGCTGCAACAACAGAACGCCCGTCTGAGGGAGACTTTGATTCGGTTGCGAGATCTCTCTGCCCACGACAAGCACGAGTACCAGAAACTGATGAAGGACATTGATCAGAAGAAGTCTGAGATCACTGAACTGGGCAAAACCAAGGAGAAGCTGAGTGCTCGAGTCGACGACATGGAACAGCAGATCGCCGACCTTCAGGAACAG GTGGATGCAGCTTTGGGCGCTGAAGAAATGGTTGTGATCTTGGGTGAGCAGAAACTAACGCTGGAAGAGAAAGTAAAGGAGTTGCAGGAAGAGGTGGCAGACTTGGAGGCTTTGCAGGACATGAACGATCAATTGGTCGAGAGTAACGCCGAATTGGAGGCCGATCTACGCGAGGAATTAGATTTGGCTCACGCCGCTACTCGAGAG GCTGTAAGAGATAGAGACGCGGCATTGGAGACCATAGCAGATCGGGAGTCGACGATCGGAAAGTTTAGACAGTTGGTGCAACAGCTGCAAGAGCAGTCACTAAATCTCCAACATAGATTGGAGTCGGAAACTAGCAAACCGGTTTCGGCGCTGCCTGAGATTATGGACTTTAAGAAGATGTTCACGGAGACCAAGGCGCACACCAAAGCTATAGATCTCGAGTTAAGAAGAGTGGACATTCAACAGTTGCAGCAACATATCAAGTATCTGAGTTCTTACATGCCAGATTCCTTTATGAACCGGGGAg gtgACCATGATGCAGTTTTGATGCTCCTGTTGATCCCTAGGATGACGTACAAGACCGAAATAATATTAAGCCAAATCAAGGACAAATTCCCAGCTGTAGAAAAAATTGATAGGGCAGCTATTTTGAAGGGACACCAGGTCGaacaatataatttcagaTGTCGCATTGCTTACTATATTTATGCGCTCcaa ACAATCTTGCATCAATACGATTATGCTTTGAATTCCTGTAAAACTGAAGCTTTGCTTAAAGTAGGAGCTTCTTATCCAGAAATGGCAGCACAAGAAAAAATAGTTGATGGTTTCATAGAGCTAATCAAAAGGGATCAGTTGGATGAAAATGTGCCAACTGATGCTTTGGAAAAATGTGTTGGGTACTTCAACACACTTTTCCCAGTGCTATTGGGTCCTGAAAATCGACTTCATCACACGCAGCTACTAAACGATAATGTCAGAACATTATTAAGCGCCTCTGATGGTTTTAACACAGACGCTCTAGTTATTAGAACATTAATTGAG gCTGCAAACGTTGGTGATATTGGACTTCTTGCGCAACACGTTATTGCCACAGTAGAACAGTTACAGCAGCAACTAAAATTGGTGAAGAGGCGTTTGCCTCCAGACAACAGCTTGGCGAACTTAGGCCTCAAcaaagaagtttttgaaaatttgtaccaGTGCTATCAACATGCgggaaaaatacttaaaacacTCCATGATATCGTCAAGCACTCTGTTCTGGCTTTGTCTTCTGAGGGTG AATCTGAAAAAGGACTAAATCAGGATAAGATAAAGGATATTGCAATCAATGCCAGTGACAAAGTATATGAGCAGGATGATTTGGGTCCCATACAAAGCATAAAGAATTCCTTGACCTTTGTTTTAACTCAAGTTACTCAAGTCGCACAGTTCTTACAAGACAACGAGTATGAAATAAGCACCGCcaacaaaaatgaagaaaag CCCACTCCCCCAATTCACACCAGGGCCGAGACTGTTAAAAAGGAGCTGGAACAAACCAAAACGCTCACCAGCAAACTGGAGAACAAAGAGTCCGACATCAAAGAACTCAAAAAACTCGTCAAAGAAAAACAGGAACAGCTAACCCAAATGACAATCCGCAAAGAGCTGGCGGAGAAGAAACTGGGAAACGTCAACAAAGATTACGAATTGAAAATCGAAATGCTCCAAAGAAAGTTGGAAGAAGCGCACAACAACTACAAGAAAAAGGAGAAGGAATTCGAGGAAACTTTGGACCATCTTCAGACCGACATCGACTCCCTGGAGATGGAACGCGGCGAGATGAAGGAAAAGCTGAAGCTGTACTCGAAGAAGGTGCAAATAGAAGCCTCGATGACGAAGAGCATCTCCGGCTCCTCCATGTCTTCAATGCACTCCTCCGCCGGCCCGATTTTGCCCGCCGTGGTTAAGGATTCTCCGTTGCTTCTTCAGGAAATCGACAATCTGAGGAAGCTGTACCATCAGGAAAGGAACGAGAAGATCAGGTTGCAAAATGAGCATCTTAAAAAGCAGTTGGATAGTCTCAAGCCTTTGCCCACGTTTAAAACAACGAGGGACGAAGTCATTGATAATTTGTATAAGGAAGGTATTGCTCTCAAACAGGACATTTTGATGACTTTGGCCAAGCCCACGTTCCCGTCGATTTGGAAACTTAAGCCCGGTAATGGTCCGGCTGCTTGGCAGAAACACTTTGTGGAGGAGCAGCAGAAGATGTTGAGTCTGAAACGAAGGGCCGAGGAATTCCAGTTGAAGGTGGCAGCGGAAAGCGTTAAGAGGAAGTATGGAGGAAGGATCGATACTGATTTTACCATGTTCCCTACAAAAGAGATGGCCAAG GCTTTGAATGAGAGTAAGCCAATAAACATAGGCTTTGTAAAGATTCCAAAGGAACATTTACCTCCGTCTGAGCAACCTCGGATAGTAAATCTTGAATTAGATTTCCAGAATCTACAAAAAATCTTGCAAACTTTGGCATATTAA
- the LOC109596201 gene encoding dynactin subunit 1 isoform X1, giving the protein MSDVLKIGRRVDVTGKDVQGVVAFVGNTSFAPGKWIGLILDEPKGKNNGCLKGVVYFECEPNHGMFVRPSQVVPLDENGKPMEVATPDEPPPSKIARSRQSTPGSKPKPTTVRRKTSPQKRPPSLSASSSRMSLASSRQSLAGSRQSLAGSRQSLSGSRSQLASPSVEKLTSDSGNGADSQIPKRASFVETGFVETLKPQFTPGQVLTTTPTPLTSVEEKINNMQLQQEIENRQQQIKDLTEKLESLKLRRQEDKDKLKDFDKLKIQLEQLIEFKTKIMETQASLQRELQRAKQEAKEAIEAREQHADEVADLAEAVEMATLDKEMAEEKAESLQLELDVCKERLEEVTLDLEILKTEMQGKAGGAATTTEEQGLSQFEIKQLQQQNARLRETLIRLRDLSAHDKHEYQKLMKDIDQKKSEITELGKTKEKLSARVDDMEQQIADLQEQVDAALGAEEMVVILGEQKLTLEEKVKELQEEVADLEALQDMNDQLVESNAELEADLREELDLAHAATREAVRDRDAALETIADRESTIGKFRQLVQQLQEQSLNLQHRLESETSKPVSALPEIMDFKKMFTETKAHTKAIDLELRRVDIQQLQQHIKYLSSYMPDSFMNRGGDHDAVLMLLLIPRMTYKTEIILSQIKDKFPAVEKIDRAAILKGHQVEQYNFRCRIAYYIYALQTILHQYDYALNSCKTEALLKVGASYPEMAAQEKIVDGFIELIKRDQLDENVPTDALEKCVGYFNTLFPVLLGPENRLHHTQLLNDNVRTLLSASDGFNTDALVIRTLIEAANVGDIGLLAQHVIATVEQLQQQLKLVKRRLPPDNSLANLGLNKEVFENLYQCYQHAGKILKTLHDIVKHSVLALSSEGESEKGLNQDKIKDIAINASDKVYEQDDLGPIQSIKNSLTFVLTQVTQVAQFLQDNEYEISTANKNEEKPTPPIHTRAETVKKELEQTKTLTSKLENKESDIKELKKLVKEKQEQLTQMTIRKELAEKKLGNVNKDYELKIEMLQRKLEEAHNNYKKKEKEFEETLDHLQTDIDSLEMERGEMKEKLKLYSKKVQIEASMTKSISGSSMSSMHSSAGPILPAVVKDSPLLLQEIDNLRKLYHQERNEKIRLQNEHLKKQLDSLKPLPTFKTTRDEVIDNLYKEGIALKQDILMTLAKPTFPSIWKLKPGNGPAAWQKHFVEEQQKMLSLKRRAEEFQLKVAAESVKRKYGGRIDTDFTMFPTKEMAKALNESKPINIGFVKIPKEHLPPSEQPRIVNLELDFQNLQKILQTLAY; this is encoded by the exons ATGTCGGACGTCCTGAAAATCGGCCGACGGGTGGATGTCACCGGAAAAGATGTGCAAGGCGTTGTTGCTTTTGTGGGTAATACTTCGTTCGCCCCAGGAAAATGGATCGGATTAATTCTGGACGAACCCAAGGGCAAGAACAATGGTTGTCTTAAGGGCGTGGTGTACTTTGAG TGTGAGCCAAACCATGGCATGTTCGTGCGACCCTCGCAAGTTGTGCCTCTGGACGAGAACGGAAAACCCATGGAAGTTGCTACTCCTGATGAACCGCCACCATCGAAAATTGCCAGAAGCAGGCAGAGCAC tCCTGGATCAAAACCCAAACCCACCAc TGTAAGACGTAAAACATCGCCGCAAAAAAGACCACCGTCTTTATCAGCCTCAAG CTCTCGAATGTCGCTTGCCAGTAGTCGTCAATCGTTGGCTGGTAGTAGACAATCTTTGGCTGGCAGCAGGCAGTCCCTGAGTGGCAGCAGAAGTCAACTGGCCTCGCCATCCGTCGAGAAGTTGACGTCGGATAGCGGCAATGGAGCGGACAGTCAGATTCCGAAGCGGGCATCCTTTGTCGAg actGGCTTTGTGGAAACCCTCAAGCCTCAATTCACACCTGGACAAGTCTTGACCACAACACCCACACCTTTAACATCCGTGGAGGAGAAGATCAACAATATGCAGTTGCAGCAGGAAATCGAAAACAGGCAGCAGCAAATTAAAGATCTGACCGAGAAGTTGGAGTCGTTGAAGTTGCGCCGACAGGAAGACAAGGACAAACTAAAGGACTTCGATAAGTTGAAAATTCAG CTGGAGCAGTTGATCGAGTTTAAAACGAAGATCATGGAGACGCAAGCAAGTCTACAGAGGGAGTTACAACGTGCCAAACAAGAAGCCAAAGAGGCGATCGAAGCAAGAGAACAACACGCCGACGAAGTGGCAGACCTGGCCGAAGCTGTTGAGATGGCAACTTTGGACAAGGAAATGGCCGAGGAAAAGGCCGAAAGCCTCCAGTTGGAATTGGATGTGTGCAAGGAACGTTTAGAGGAAGTCACACTCGACCTGGAGATTTTAAAAACGGAAATGCAAGGGAAAG CTGGTGGTGCAGCTACAACTACGGAAGAACAGGGCTTGTCGCAGTTCGAGATCAAACAGCTGCAACAACAGAACGCCCGTCTGAGGGAGACTTTGATTCGGTTGCGAGATCTCTCTGCCCACGACAAGCACGAGTACCAGAAACTGATGAAGGACATTGATCAGAAGAAGTCTGAGATCACTGAACTGGGCAAAACCAAGGAGAAGCTGAGTGCTCGAGTCGACGACATGGAACAGCAGATCGCCGACCTTCAGGAACAG GTGGATGCAGCTTTGGGCGCTGAAGAAATGGTTGTGATCTTGGGTGAGCAGAAACTAACGCTGGAAGAGAAAGTAAAGGAGTTGCAGGAAGAGGTGGCAGACTTGGAGGCTTTGCAGGACATGAACGATCAATTGGTCGAGAGTAACGCCGAATTGGAGGCCGATCTACGCGAGGAATTAGATTTGGCTCACGCCGCTACTCGAGAG GCTGTAAGAGATAGAGACGCGGCATTGGAGACCATAGCAGATCGGGAGTCGACGATCGGAAAGTTTAGACAGTTGGTGCAACAGCTGCAAGAGCAGTCACTAAATCTCCAACATAGATTGGAGTCGGAAACTAGCAAACCGGTTTCGGCGCTGCCTGAGATTATGGACTTTAAGAAGATGTTCACGGAGACCAAGGCGCACACCAAAGCTATAGATCTCGAGTTAAGAAGAGTGGACATTCAACAGTTGCAGCAACATATCAAGTATCTGAGTTCTTACATGCCAGATTCCTTTATGAACCGGGGAg gtgACCATGATGCAGTTTTGATGCTCCTGTTGATCCCTAGGATGACGTACAAGACCGAAATAATATTAAGCCAAATCAAGGACAAATTCCCAGCTGTAGAAAAAATTGATAGGGCAGCTATTTTGAAGGGACACCAGGTCGaacaatataatttcagaTGTCGCATTGCTTACTATATTTATGCGCTCcaa ACAATCTTGCATCAATACGATTATGCTTTGAATTCCTGTAAAACTGAAGCTTTGCTTAAAGTAGGAGCTTCTTATCCAGAAATGGCAGCACAAGAAAAAATAGTTGATGGTTTCATAGAGCTAATCAAAAGGGATCAGTTGGATGAAAATGTGCCAACTGATGCTTTGGAAAAATGTGTTGGGTACTTCAACACACTTTTCCCAGTGCTATTGGGTCCTGAAAATCGACTTCATCACACGCAGCTACTAAACGATAATGTCAGAACATTATTAAGCGCCTCTGATGGTTTTAACACAGACGCTCTAGTTATTAGAACATTAATTGAG gCTGCAAACGTTGGTGATATTGGACTTCTTGCGCAACACGTTATTGCCACAGTAGAACAGTTACAGCAGCAACTAAAATTGGTGAAGAGGCGTTTGCCTCCAGACAACAGCTTGGCGAACTTAGGCCTCAAcaaagaagtttttgaaaatttgtaccaGTGCTATCAACATGCgggaaaaatacttaaaacacTCCATGATATCGTCAAGCACTCTGTTCTGGCTTTGTCTTCTGAGGGTG AATCTGAAAAAGGACTAAATCAGGATAAGATAAAGGATATTGCAATCAATGCCAGTGACAAAGTATATGAGCAGGATGATTTGGGTCCCATACAAAGCATAAAGAATTCCTTGACCTTTGTTTTAACTCAAGTTACTCAAGTCGCACAGTTCTTACAAGACAACGAGTATGAAATAAGCACCGCcaacaaaaatgaagaaaag CCCACTCCCCCAATTCACACCAGGGCCGAGACTGTTAAAAAGGAGCTGGAACAAACCAAAACGCTCACCAGCAAACTGGAGAACAAAGAGTCCGACATCAAAGAACTCAAAAAACTCGTCAAAGAAAAACAGGAACAGCTAACCCAAATGACAATCCGCAAAGAGCTGGCGGAGAAGAAACTGGGAAACGTCAACAAAGATTACGAATTGAAAATCGAAATGCTCCAAAGAAAGTTGGAAGAAGCGCACAACAACTACAAGAAAAAGGAGAAGGAATTCGAGGAAACTTTGGACCATCTTCAGACCGACATCGACTCCCTGGAGATGGAACGCGGCGAGATGAAGGAAAAGCTGAAGCTGTACTCGAAGAAGGTGCAAATAGAAGCCTCGATGACGAAGAGCATCTCCGGCTCCTCCATGTCTTCAATGCACTCCTCCGCCGGCCCGATTTTGCCCGCCGTGGTTAAGGATTCTCCGTTGCTTCTTCAGGAAATCGACAATCTGAGGAAGCTGTACCATCAGGAAAGGAACGAGAAGATCAGGTTGCAAAATGAGCATCTTAAAAAGCAGTTGGATAGTCTCAAGCCTTTGCCCACGTTTAAAACAACGAGGGACGAAGTCATTGATAATTTGTATAAGGAAGGTATTGCTCTCAAACAGGACATTTTGATGACTTTGGCCAAGCCCACGTTCCCGTCGATTTGGAAACTTAAGCCCGGTAATGGTCCGGCTGCTTGGCAGAAACACTTTGTGGAGGAGCAGCAGAAGATGTTGAGTCTGAAACGAAGGGCCGAGGAATTCCAGTTGAAGGTGGCAGCGGAAAGCGTTAAGAGGAAGTATGGAGGAAGGATCGATACTGATTTTACCATGTTCCCTACAAAAGAGATGGCCAAG GCTTTGAATGAGAGTAAGCCAATAAACATAGGCTTTGTAAAGATTCCAAAGGAACATTTACCTCCGTCTGAGCAACCTCGGATAGTAAATCTTGAATTAGATTTCCAGAATCTACAAAAAATCTTGCAAACTTTGGCATATTAA